In Verrucomicrobiota bacterium, the following proteins share a genomic window:
- a CDS encoding CPBP family intramembrane glutamic endopeptidase, whose product MRTFKLIFLYIFAVAFIGAVISPLVYNFVQALSIDNNLVYWLQEQDFSRYFRRTIMVSALILMIPFLAKLGVNWTDIGLSAEYGRGRRFFGGILLGMASILCLGAVYYFTGARHFRADPNWSYLIRFVFTAIIVAGLEEIFFRGIILSRLRKTFAFWPALVSGSLFFAAVHFLKPSADFGSVEVEWYSGFMLIPESFRAFADPTAIIYQFSALLLAGLILGYAFLKKKSLYFSIGLHAGWVFMLKTMGLLTDNSKALDPRLYGNGLYDGLYGLIMLVILLTGLIIYESRQKSPADY is encoded by the coding sequence GTGAGAACTTTTAAGCTGATATTTTTATATATCTTTGCTGTGGCCTTTATAGGGGCTGTTATTTCCCCTCTGGTCTATAACTTTGTCCAAGCTTTATCCATCGATAATAACTTGGTGTACTGGCTGCAGGAACAGGATTTTTCCCGCTACTTCCGCAGGACGATCATGGTATCCGCGTTGATTTTGATGATTCCATTCCTAGCAAAGCTCGGGGTGAATTGGACGGACATTGGATTGAGTGCTGAGTATGGGCGTGGCCGCCGTTTTTTTGGGGGAATATTATTAGGGATGGCGAGTATATTATGCCTCGGAGCAGTTTATTATTTTACCGGAGCAAGGCATTTTCGCGCAGATCCTAACTGGTCTTATCTGATCCGCTTTGTTTTTACGGCCATCATAGTGGCCGGTTTGGAGGAAATCTTTTTTCGCGGAATCATCCTTTCCCGTTTACGTAAGACGTTCGCTTTTTGGCCGGCACTCGTATCAGGCAGCTTATTCTTTGCGGCGGTTCATTTTTTGAAACCGAGTGCTGATTTTGGGAGTGTGGAGGTCGAGTGGTATTCCGGTTTCATGCTCATTCCAGAAAGCTTTAGGGCCTTTGCCGATCCGACAGCGATTATTTACCAGTTTTCCGCACTCCTTTTGGCCGGGCTTATTTTAGGGTATGCCTTTTTAAAGAAAAAATCCCTGTATTTCTCCATCGGGCTCCATGCTGGTTGGGTTTTTATGCTCAAGACGATGGGGCTACTGACTGATAACTCAAAGGCATTAGACCCCCGTCTGTACGGGAATGGACTTTATGATGGCCTCTATGGGCTTATCATGTTGGTCATCCTTTTGACAGGACTAATAATCTATGAATCCCGTCAAAAATCTCCAGCAGATTATTGA
- the aspS gene encoding aspartate--tRNA ligase: MFRTNQLCELNNGFIGQTVTLSGWVDVRRDLGGVIFADLRDRDGLVQIIFNPQDQEMFSVAEHLRTEDVIKVTGLIQKRPAGTENLKMASGEIELVVSQLEILNKSETPPFPLDREPANEDLRLTYRYLDLRRRPMLDNLKTRHKAVLATRNYFNDQGFLEVETPILFKSTPEGAREYLVPSRANPGKFYALPQSPQQFKQLLMVSGVEKYFQIARCFRDEDLRADRQPEFTQIDLEMSFITREDIYALIEGLLKQVWKATKGMDIPTPFPRISFREAIDTYGIDKPDRRFDLKLNDLTEVFRQSQFKVFASVIQDGGVIKAINAKAFAVITTGQLDELTNLAKAAGAKGLAFIKIENGEWKSPIVKFFSDAEKKALQEKLNIEEGDLILFSAGQWLDACEVLGKIRLRCGEYLQGLGKIVIDPEQYDFHWVIDFPLLTFDKETQRYISSHHPFTSPLVEDIPLLESEPLKVRGQHYDIVLNGVELGGGSIRIHQPDIQKKLFEDILKIPKDVAESRFGYMIRAFRYGAPPHGGIALGLDRLVAILCGTTSIRDVIAFPKNQRGQDLMSQSPADVEPRQLRDLHIDVKLPL; this comes from the coding sequence ATGTTTAGAACGAATCAACTTTGTGAATTAAATAACGGTTTTATTGGCCAAACGGTGACCCTTTCAGGGTGGGTGGATGTCCGTCGTGATCTTGGTGGTGTCATTTTTGCCGATCTCCGGGACCGGGATGGGTTGGTACAAATTATTTTTAATCCCCAGGATCAGGAAATGTTTAGTGTGGCTGAACATCTCCGGACAGAAGATGTGATTAAAGTCACAGGACTCATTCAAAAACGTCCTGCGGGCACTGAAAACCTGAAAATGGCCTCGGGCGAAATCGAACTGGTCGTCAGCCAGCTTGAAATACTGAATAAATCCGAGACACCACCCTTTCCACTGGATCGTGAGCCCGCCAATGAAGACCTCCGGTTGACCTACCGTTATCTTGATCTGCGCCGACGTCCGATGCTGGATAATCTTAAGACCCGGCATAAGGCTGTTTTGGCCACAAGGAATTATTTTAATGACCAAGGGTTTCTTGAGGTCGAAACTCCGATACTTTTCAAAAGCACACCTGAAGGAGCCCGTGAATATTTGGTTCCTTCCCGTGCGAATCCCGGGAAATTTTATGCGTTGCCGCAGTCACCTCAACAATTCAAGCAGTTATTGATGGTGAGCGGGGTTGAAAAGTATTTCCAGATCGCCCGTTGTTTTCGTGATGAGGATTTGCGTGCGGATCGCCAGCCCGAATTCACCCAGATCGACTTGGAGATGTCTTTTATCACGCGCGAAGATATCTACGCCTTAATCGAAGGACTCCTGAAACAGGTATGGAAAGCGACAAAAGGTATGGATATTCCTACCCCATTTCCCCGTATTTCATTCCGGGAGGCCATTGACACTTACGGGATTGATAAACCGGATCGACGTTTTGACTTGAAGTTAAACGACCTGACTGAGGTCTTCCGCCAGAGCCAGTTCAAGGTTTTTGCCAGTGTGATCCAGGACGGCGGAGTGATTAAAGCGATCAATGCCAAGGCATTCGCTGTGATTACGACAGGCCAGCTTGATGAGTTAACGAACTTGGCGAAAGCAGCAGGAGCCAAGGGGCTGGCCTTTATCAAGATCGAGAATGGTGAATGGAAATCCCCGATTGTAAAATTTTTCTCTGATGCCGAAAAGAAGGCGTTACAAGAAAAACTCAATATTGAAGAAGGTGATTTGATTTTATTCTCAGCCGGACAATGGCTCGATGCCTGTGAGGTTCTGGGCAAAATCCGCTTGCGTTGTGGGGAATACCTCCAAGGCCTGGGAAAAATAGTCATTGATCCCGAACAATACGATTTTCATTGGGTCATTGATTTTCCCTTGTTAACTTTTGACAAGGAAACACAGCGTTATATCTCTAGCCACCATCCCTTCACATCTCCCTTAGTAGAGGATATCCCCCTTTTGGAGAGTGAACCACTCAAAGTGCGCGGTCAACATTATGATATTGTCCTCAATGGTGTCGAGCTCGGGGGTGGGAGCATCCGCATACACCAACCGGATATCCAAAAGAAACTTTTCGAGGATATCCTGAAAATCCCCAAAGATGTCGCGGAAAGCCGTTTTGGTTATATGATCCGGGCATTTCGGTACGGGGCACCCCCTCATGGGGGAATCGCCTTGGGACTGGATCGTTTAGTCGCCATCCTCTGCGGCACCACTAGTATCCGGGATGTCATCGCTTTTCCGAAAAACCAAAGAGGACAAGACTTGATGTCGCAGTCACCGGCTGATGTGGAACCGCGGCAACTGCGCGACTTACACATCGATGTAAAGTTACCCCTCTAA
- a CDS encoding type II secretion system protein — MKSQNIISKTQGMTLIEILTVVVIIAVLMGMLFPVVTGVKNSARRAQANVECNGLVTAFKMYENEYGVFPSGVVTNTSSNVVAMLSGNDDPTAGYENPKRIRFFDFQQSRISNGAYYDPFMGKGGNPYQIQLDTNYTGVVTIPAPYNTGLTGGSLTNSVAIWMVTNSSANLTQFAKSWK; from the coding sequence ATGAAATCCCAGAATATAATATCCAAAACTCAAGGCATGACCTTGATTGAAATACTGACGGTTGTCGTCATTATCGCCGTCCTCATGGGAATGTTATTCCCTGTCGTCACCGGGGTGAAAAATTCCGCACGCCGAGCACAGGCTAACGTGGAATGCAACGGGCTGGTCACAGCATTCAAGATGTATGAAAATGAATACGGGGTATTTCCTTCAGGGGTGGTGACGAATACATCATCTAATGTGGTCGCCATGCTGTCGGGTAATGATGATCCAACTGCGGGTTATGAAAACCCAAAACGAATCAGGTTTTTTGACTTTCAACAGAGTCGTATTTCCAATGGTGCCTATTATGATCCGTTTATGGGTAAAGGAGGTAATCCTTATCAGATACAGCTCGACACAAATTACACAGGAGTCGTAACGATTCCTGCGCCCTACAATACTGGACTGACTGGTGGATCTCTGACAAATAGCGTGGCTATATGGATGGTTACTAATTCAAGCGCCAACCTGACGCAGTTTGCCAAGAGTTGGAAATAG
- a CDS encoding CopG family antitoxin produces the protein MEAIVKDWRDIPIPANDMEESAYWFSHGLDVSLLSSSLVNTDNTESTTITLRMDPRMLSKIKRLARLRYLNYQSMIKQWLSERLEEESKK, from the coding sequence ATGGAAGCAATCGTTAAAGACTGGCGTGACATCCCGATCCCAGCGAATGATATGGAGGAGTCGGCTTATTGGTTTTCCCACGGGTTAGATGTGTCTTTATTGAGTTCGTCCTTGGTGAATACCGATAATACCGAATCAACAACCATTACATTGCGGATGGATCCGCGGATGTTATCCAAAATCAAGCGGCTCGCCCGCTTGCGTTACCTGAACTATCAGAGTATGATAAAACAATGGCTCAGTGAGCGTCTCGAGGAGGAAAGTAAAAAATGA
- a CDS encoding type II secretion system protein GspG, translating to MEDPIRNIPPKENPLASFTLIEILAVISIILILAGITIGVIGYANNKAIRDRTTTEIKFIELQLERYKNEEGDYPTNSFSSLNNLFFYLGAARNNGNGTRPIAQFKSGQYTTNGAGGTNSLVDPYGNPYGYQCTGSNNLSGFDLWSTAGSGSPVMPNNQTSYTNSVGAANPTGIATWITNWRH from the coding sequence ATGGAAGACCCGATTCGAAATATACCACCTAAAGAAAATCCCCTGGCTTCATTCACTTTGATTGAGATATTGGCGGTCATATCCATTATCTTGATTCTGGCTGGTATTACCATCGGGGTCATCGGATATGCCAATAACAAAGCCATTCGGGACAGGACGACTACCGAGATAAAATTTATCGAGTTACAGCTGGAACGTTACAAGAATGAAGAAGGTGATTATCCCACAAATAGTTTTTCGAGTTTAAATAATCTCTTCTTTTACTTGGGTGCAGCAAGGAATAATGGCAATGGAACCCGTCCGATCGCCCAGTTCAAATCAGGACAGTATACGACCAATGGGGCGGGCGGGACCAATAGCTTGGTTGATCCTTACGGTAACCCGTATGGTTATCAATGCACGGGAAGTAATAACCTGTCTGGTTTTGATCTCTGGAGTACGGCGGGTTCGGGCAGTCCCGTGATGCCAAACAATCAAACGAGTTACACAAATTCAGTTGGTGCTGCAAATCCCACGGGTATCGCCACATGGATTACAAACTGGCGCCACTGA